Below is a genomic region from Miscanthus floridulus cultivar M001 chromosome 1, ASM1932011v1, whole genome shotgun sequence.
CGCGATCTGTGTCGTGCTTCTATTTGCTGGATTTGGTCTTCGGTCAATCGATCGTGTGCATTTTACCTATGAAGCttataacactaacaccatctggTAATTTGGTTGAATGTGGTTGATCAACATTCAACAAAGACTGGAACTCGATAAGAAACTGAGCGATCACCATGACTAGTTATATAATTTGGTTGTCTCAAATCTAATCcagtgtatttctaaaaagagAAAACGCACCAAGTCTAGCTATTATTACCATATATACTAGTGTAACATTCATTTATCGCAACATGGCTGATTCCATAAGTCAAACTTTGTTACTGTATCAAACTCACACTATGCAGTGATGGACATTTGGCTGCATTTATTTATGGATCTTCGTGTTTGTTTGTTAAGTTTTGTTGTATTCGTTCCGGTTATCAGGTGATTGGGGCACTTCTTGGAGTAAAGCTCATTCAGTTAACTTTCCCTAATGTGGGTAAAGGAGCCCGCTTAAGTGTTGGTGCTCATCATGGCGCGTTAGCTGAAGGATTAGCAACTTTCAGTGTTGTTATGGTGTCAGTGACcctgaagaagaaggagatgaaaAGTTTCTTTATGAAGACATGGATCACGAGCATGTGGAAGAACACAATTCATATCCTTAGCTCGGACATAACTGGAGGGATTATGAACCCTGCATCTGTAAGTTTGTCTACACGTGAGGCATGACACATGTTTGATATACAAACGAACCTTGTTGGATTTGAACTCTTATTCCCTATGAATCAAACTGAAACAATCTGAAAAGTACAAGCACCAAATTTGTTATGATTCCGACATTCCGTACGCCCTCCTAGTCTGCATACTGTTATACCCATGTATTATTGCATCATACTATGATCGATTGAGTTATGCATTCTTCTCTTTGGCTTGTCAAATATTATGCAATGTTGTACTTGCCAAGTGGATCATGCAGGGGAACAGTTTATATGATGGTGTGCCTTATAAGATGTCTTGCGTattgtgcattttttttttgttatagaAGTCTTGAAAAAGTTTGTTCTGTGAAAGGCTATGCAACAGTAATTGTAGATTATGACAACTAGCTTTATGTTAAAATGTTTGCTCCTATAATACCTGGCATTCATTGTTTGTCTTGGTTCATGTAATACTTGAAATTAGAAATCCAAATTCATTTTTCTGATTATTGCATGTTCTGGTATGTGCTTGTAGGCTTTTGCTTGGGCGTATGCTCGAGGAGATCATACAACATTTGACCACCTACTGGTATATTGGCTGGCGCCCCTGCAAGCAACCCTGCTGGGAGTATGGGCAGTGACCTACTTAACTAAACCCAAGAAGATCAAGGAGCAAGAAGCAGATGAAAACAAGACCAAGAAGGAATAGACTATTCTTGAATTAGAGCTAGAGCTTCATACCATCTTCTTAGCCAGATAACTTGTGGAGCTAGAGCTTCATTTCATCTTAACCACACAAGGTGAAATGTTTTGAAGCTAATCTAAGAAATGGCAAATCTATCGTGGTCAGTTTCTGAGAAGTCTCCTTGATCTGTATTTCTTGTATCTGGCTTAGCTTAGCTTATGCAGAAGCTTGTAAATACCTGTTCCAGGCTTCCATTCAAGACATTGTCATATTGGAAACAGTATATGAAAGTTAAATCTTCTTAGAGTTGACTCACAGACTACGCTATTGTTCCATAACATTGTTGAAAGTATCTTCAGTTCAATTGTCTATTGATAACCGGAAATTGCAGTCTCGTCTAGTTTCCAGGGAAATGAATTAGTCTGCGTTATGAATGATCGACTgcaacttcttcttcttctttttttttttggtgggggggggggggggggggggggggggggcggcgggAGGAGGAGATATCAGCAAGGAATCAAGTATTGGACCGGTACCCCCAGAAACTGTTTGTTAGTCGTCGATTGGGAACTAGTCCGATGCCAACCTTTCTGAAATCTGACTGCGCTGTAGCACTGAGTTTCCCTTCAATGAAGCTGATGATTCAAAATCAAATGGTAGTTGATGTCATATGCGCATAGGACTTTTTAGACTTCGATCGAGAGTGAAACTTCAAGAATTCTACATTGGTGATACGATGCATGCTCACTTACTGTCGGCAGAAGTTACACATCATGAATCTTACAATGCAAATTGCAATCATTCATAGGCATGGACATGTGAGTAAACTTGCGATCCAACCGTCAAAGCAtagatcattcattcatcctggGCCTGGGGCTCATCATCGTCTCCGTTGTCAGAATCCAAGGGACTGAAAAACTTGCCGTCCAGCAGGTATGAGCCGACGGCGAGCCGCACGACCCAGACGTCCTTGGGCTTCCGCGCCATGATCCTGCTCGACCAAAACCAGCATAAAGGCACTGTATACAGTTCATTGTCATGTGCTAGCTAGAGCACTAGCTAGTAGTAGTACCTTCCGACGTCGCCGGCCTTGACCTGACCGCTGTTGTGCCGGAGCGACGGCACCGACGCGGCGGTCTTGAGCATCACAGGAGCCTCGAGGATGACGATCGGGGAGCCCACCTTGAGCTTCGACTTCGTGTCGGCGCCTGCTGTCACGCCACCTCCGTTCGGCGCGCCCCGGACCGCGAAGCCACCAGGACGTCGTCGTCCCGGACCTGGAGAAGCTGGGACTCGCCGCGGTGGTGAGACGAAGGACGAAGAGACGGCAGCTGTTACTGCCGCTAGCAATGGGTGTAGCATCCTGTACCAACTAAAGAACAGGCACAGTACAGAGGTAAGTCCTCAAGTTTGAGCAGCTAGCTGCTGCCTCTGCCGCTCTGATTGGCGTGGTTTAGCTTCTCCTCGCCATTGCTACCCCTGCGTCAAGTTTGTGGGCATTGTGGTGATGGAATTTGGGTCCTCGCTCAACGTGTGGCTCTGACGGGATGGAGGGAGATGATGGAGTACTCGCTGTTCtgactttttttcctttttgattgattgattgaaaaGTGCGTGCGTGCTTGCGCGCTGTGGTGGCGCCAACGACTGGGGGAAGTGAACGGTGGCCGTGTGTCCCGTTGCCCTTGTTCCCTTGTTATCTCCTTATCCGTTCAGTCTCGTCCTGAGATATTGTTGAGTATGTGCTTTGTTCAGTCATCCTGAAATATGTATGTATTCGATTGAAAAATCTCATCTAAGATACCGACCCAATTTCTAGTCATCGATTAGACATATGATTCTCGTTTATTTCTTGTGATTAAACTATGTCAAATGTACACTGATGTACAGTGGACCATCATACGTGATGGTTTGTGAATGTCATCATGCGGCAATTGTAAATACTTTGGTGGTAGTTTGGTGTGCAAGTGCAATAGCGTTACTGATTTTGACTGCAGGTATCCGGGAAGACATCTGTTCCCAATTACACACAACGCACACACATTCTCAAACTATCACGGGAAAAACTAAAAAAACACTCCATTAGCGGACATTTGCTTACCTTTGTGTTTACATAGTCTCATGTACAACAATTCACTAGAGCTACGAAATCCAATAATTTTCCTTTTTTACAAGGGACACGATGTACTCAAGCTATGATGCATCTTTTTTTAATCTAAAGATATGATAGCTAAACAAATCGAACTCTTATTTGTAATTGCAGTCAAAATGCTATTATGAAAAGATTGCAAATGGAGTCAAAGGTTGAGATCTTTGGAATAGGTTCTATGAGTGGAGCGTCTGTGGTGTTGGTACTTGAGTGTGCATCGCTCCGGATGAGACAATGGTCCAGTACTTCGTGCCATATCTTTCGGCAATTCAATTGTACACCAACATGACAAATGTTCCTACTTCACAAAGGTACGCACAGGTATACATGTACTAATATTTGCATAAAACTTTTGTACAtaattgaaaaaaaataaaaataaaagcttATGGTACCAGTGTTGCTTACATGATCATTGATGGCATAATGGTTGCAGCATGTTATATGATGGAAGATTCAATCAGGATAACCAATATGGTGCAAGAAACAGGATGGACACTCATGGATATCAAGCACCATCACACATGTCCACTATTGGAATTGAAAGCAAGGGAGAGTTGTTCTTCAAGTATTTTGAACCTGACTCCCCTTACGAAAGGATACCTTTCGTAGACAAGGCTTGCAGTCCCATTATTATGTTCGGATCTAACTTCCAACATTCATGTTTTCCAAAATTTACAAACTTTATGATATGCACTCCACTTATGATACCTTGTTTGGCGTCCATTCATAAGTTGAATCAGGTTCTAAATACTTGAAAGATACCCTCTTGCAGCGTATGTAGCTCCAATAGCTTTATATCTAGCGACTTCTATGTCATTCACATGTTTCAAATTTTCTACATGCACAACTCCCCCTGCATATATCAGATGGGAAGAGAAATTTATTAGCATACATAATTTACTGAATTTAAGATATTTCTATTTACATACCGCAAGATTTGTTTTCCCAAATAAGGAAGAATAAGTATACATATCTTTAGCAATGACGTTGGTACCTTGGATCTGGTTGTTAAAGACAACAAAGAGTGATTGGGGAAAATGAAATTCTAGATCAAGGCGGGCATCAGTGGAAATTATGTCGCTAGCTTGGATCAACGTAAGTGTACAAACAATTGAGGCTAGAGGGGACCAAAATTTAGATCAAGGTTCAACACCATCGATAACAATATAGCTATCTTGGGGTCCAAGCGAGTGCATAGGAAGCAAAGGCGCTGCATAACAAAGAGTTTGGATCAAGATGGGGGCACAACAAAAGGGATATGGTGTTTCTAGCTTTGATCTAGTGGAGCAGAGAGAAATTAAAGGATTGTGGGAAACAAGAGATTGGATCTAGATGGGCTTGG
It encodes:
- the LOC136545682 gene encoding aquaporin SIP2-1-like, coding for MSPAPSRPRIRPWLVVGDLALAAAWVCAGALVKLLVYGGLGIAGRPEAEAVKVSLSIVYMFLFAWLEAASGGASYNPLTVLAAALASHGGPAVYLFTGFARIPAQVIGALLGVKLIQLTFPNVGKGARLSVGAHHGALAEGLATFSVVMVSVTLKKKEMKSFFMKTWITSMWKNTIHILSSDITGGIMNPASAFAWAYARGDHTTFDHLLVYWLAPLQATLLGVWAVTYLTKPKKIKEQEADENKTKKE
- the LOC136545690 gene encoding protein CHLORORESPIRATORY REDUCTION 42, chloroplastic-like, with protein sequence MLHPLLAAVTAAVSSSFVSPPRRVPASPGPGRRRPGGFAVRGAPNGGGVTAGADTKSKLKVGSPIVILEAPVMLKTAASVPSLRHNSGQVKAGDVGRIMARKPKDVWVVRLAVGSYLLDGKFFSPLDSDNGDDDEPQAQDE